From the Salinimicrobium tongyeongense genome, one window contains:
- a CDS encoding DUF6787 family protein, with protein MNKLKQRWGISSNWQIFIIFIVFGLTGSSSLFVARPVLEFIGLNRMSFSADILGAISYYALRLLMIFPVYQVLLVLYGWLFGQFRFFWQFEKNMLSRMGLGRILK; from the coding sequence ATGAACAAATTGAAGCAACGCTGGGGGATTTCTTCCAACTGGCAAATTTTCATTATTTTCATCGTCTTCGGTCTTACAGGTTCCTCATCCCTGTTTGTGGCAAGGCCGGTGTTGGAGTTCATAGGGCTCAATCGCATGAGCTTTTCCGCAGACATTTTAGGGGCAATAAGTTATTACGCTTTACGCCTGCTCATGATATTCCCGGTCTACCAGGTTCTTCTGGTGCTGTATGGCTGGCTCTTTGGACAGTTCAGGTTTTTTTGGCAATTCGAAAAAAACATGCTTTCCCGAATGGGCTTAGGCAGAATTTTGAAGTAA
- a CDS encoding DUF6146 family protein translates to MKNLLYIVFLGLAIYSCSSTKERNFDTQAATVQNDTVRIANDSLEYEIIIIDPGYSYFLNAVARPEGYHSLSYLENKNRFLVTDYNNRVRSPQLYNPNIYEMEINYDPDINYGYDVNYKLYNYFVYLSQKYNQRFSVPTRL, encoded by the coding sequence ATGAAAAACCTGCTGTACATAGTTTTTTTAGGACTGGCTATTTATAGCTGCTCTTCTACCAAAGAGCGGAATTTTGATACACAAGCAGCTACAGTTCAGAATGATACCGTTCGAATTGCCAATGACAGCCTTGAGTATGAGATCATTATAATTGATCCCGGCTATTCCTATTTTCTCAATGCCGTGGCACGGCCCGAAGGTTACCACTCGCTGAGTTACCTCGAAAATAAGAACCGGTTTCTGGTTACCGATTACAATAACAGGGTGAGGAGCCCCCAGCTTTACAACCCGAATATTTACGAGATGGAGATCAATTATGACCCCGACATCAACTACGGTTACGACGTGAATTACAAGCTGTACAATTACTTTGTTTACCTCTCCCAAAAATACAATCAGCGGTTTTCGGTACCTACGAGATTGTGA
- a CDS encoding DUF937 domain-containing protein codes for MASILDFLDTEKGKEFIQKSSEEVNESPNKVKSVLGMALPMIMGALKKNTDSPEGAQNLKKELDKDKHDGSVLEKIGSGRLSGLLGEGSGILGHVLGGSQSKIASAVGSATGMDPAKVNKLLQMAAPVVMGLLGRQKRKENIESSSGISSLVGSVLGTNSSHDQSMLETFMNSDKGGKIAKDVAGKIFGDKDKPKGLGDFFKG; via the coding sequence ATGGCTTCAATATTAGATTTTTTAGACACTGAAAAAGGAAAGGAATTTATTCAGAAATCAAGTGAAGAAGTAAACGAGTCGCCCAATAAGGTGAAATCGGTGCTGGGGATGGCACTTCCCATGATCATGGGGGCACTTAAAAAAAACACCGATTCTCCCGAAGGTGCCCAAAACCTGAAAAAGGAACTGGACAAAGATAAACATGACGGCTCTGTCCTCGAAAAGATTGGCAGTGGCAGACTTTCAGGTTTGTTGGGAGAAGGTTCGGGGATCTTAGGCCATGTTTTGGGCGGCAGCCAGTCAAAAATAGCGTCGGCAGTGGGTTCGGCAACAGGAATGGACCCGGCTAAAGTGAACAAACTTCTCCAGATGGCCGCACCCGTAGTTATGGGGCTGCTGGGCAGGCAAAAAAGAAAAGAAAACATTGAAAGCAGTAGCGGCATATCAAGCCTTGTAGGTTCTGTGCTGGGAACAAATTCTTCACATGATCAATCTATGCTCGAGACTTTTATGAATTCAGATAAAGGCGGAAAAATTGCAAAAGATGTAGCTGGCAAGATCTTTGGTGATAAAGATAAGCCTAAAGGATTAGGCGATTTCTTTAAAGGATAA
- a CDS encoding D-2-hydroxyacid dehydrogenase codes for MKILANDGIASGGKKQLEAAGFEVITTKVAQEQLANFLKENEISGLIVRSGTKVRKDIINACPQLKIIGRAGVGMDNIDVEYARSKGIHVFNTPAASSASVAELVFAHLYGGVRFLHDSNRNMPLEGDSRFKELKKSYAGGRELRGKTLGIIGFGRIGREVAKIALGVGMKVIASDSTEGEAEITLEFYNHQEIKIPIKTEPVEQLIEDSDFITLHVPAQKEPILGREEIEKMKDGVGIINASRGGVVDEVALVEALDSGKVAFAGLDTFEEEPSPAIKVLMNGKISLSPHIGAATNEAQERIGYELADEIIKVLK; via the coding sequence ATGAAAATTTTAGCAAACGACGGTATTGCTTCGGGTGGAAAAAAACAACTCGAAGCAGCCGGATTTGAAGTGATAACTACCAAAGTAGCCCAGGAACAACTGGCTAATTTCCTCAAGGAGAATGAGATTTCGGGTTTAATAGTACGCAGTGGCACCAAAGTGCGCAAAGATATCATCAACGCCTGCCCTCAGTTAAAAATAATTGGTCGTGCTGGTGTGGGAATGGACAATATTGATGTGGAATATGCCCGCAGCAAAGGCATACATGTTTTTAATACGCCAGCAGCTTCATCGGCTTCTGTAGCCGAACTTGTTTTCGCCCACCTTTACGGCGGAGTGCGGTTTTTGCACGACTCTAACCGGAATATGCCTCTTGAAGGAGATTCCCGCTTTAAGGAACTAAAAAAGAGTTACGCAGGGGGCCGTGAATTGCGCGGAAAAACCCTTGGAATTATTGGCTTTGGGCGTATAGGCCGGGAGGTTGCAAAGATCGCCCTGGGAGTGGGCATGAAGGTGATTGCCAGCGACAGTACCGAAGGGGAAGCAGAGATCACTTTAGAATTTTATAACCATCAGGAAATAAAAATCCCCATAAAAACTGAGCCTGTAGAACAGCTGATAGAAGATTCCGATTTTATCACACTCCATGTGCCTGCTCAAAAAGAACCCATTTTAGGAAGGGAAGAAATTGAGAAGATGAAAGACGGGGTGGGAATCATTAATGCCTCCCGTGGCGGCGTAGTAGACGAAGTTGCCCTTGTGGAAGCATTAGACAGCGGGAAGGTTGCTTTTGCTGGCCTCGATACTTTTGAAGAGGAACCCAGCCCGGCAATTAAAGTACTCATGAACGGAAAGATCTCTTTAAGTCCTCACATTGGTGCGGCTACAAATGAAGCCCAGGAAAGGATTGGCTATGAACTGGCCGATGAGATCATAAAGGTGCTCAAGTAA